GATCTTGCAGGAGCGGGAAATGTTCTGGAGCGCGCAGTAAAATTATCGCCAAACTCGGTCATACGGCAGAAAAATCTCGGACAGGTTTCGATGAAATTGGGCAAGATGGAGGATGCCGAACGTGCTTTCCGCAAGAGTGTGTCGCTCGGAGAGAATTCCGCGCTGCGGACAGCAGATGCTTATCTCGGGTTAGCCAAAGCATGCAGTGCCAATAAAAATTCCGAACAAGCGCTGAAAGTGCTGGGGCAGCTCAAAAAGAACTTTGCGACGGACGAAGTGCGCGTGAAAGCATTAGCGGTTGAGGGAATGATTCATCAGCAAAGCGGCAATAGCGAAAAGGCCAAACAGATTGCCGGTGAAATCGGTCAATCCATCGGGGACAGCAACGTGCATCCCGATAGCGAAGGTGCTCTGGAAATTGCTCGTTTGCTCATGATTACCGGTGATAAAGAAAAAGCCATTCAACTATTGCAGAGGGAAATCAAAAACAATCCCGAAAGCGCTGCTTTACTGCGCGATGTTGCGGAAATATTCGACCAAGCCGGCATGGGCGAAGAAGGCAGCCGGTTGATCGAAACTTCGCGCCAAGAAGCCATGCTAATTATGAACCGCGGGGTATTGCTGATCAGTAAGGGGCAATATGAAGAAGCTCTCAGCGCCATGCGCGATGCGTATGCGGTAATGCCGGCAAATATTCGCGTGCTGCTCAATCTGGCTCATGTGATCATTACCTATATGCAAAAAAATGGCGCAACCTCCGAACTGATCGACGAGGCCCGCCATAGTCTACAGACAGCCAATGAGTTGTCGCCCGGCGAGCCGCGTTTTATTCGTTTGACTGCTGCACTGAACGAACTCACCGCTTTGCGATAACCCGCGCGGATGCTTTCGCTATCCGCTGAAAGCCGATCCGCGATCCGTAACGGTTATTTCACCTTAACGAAATTGCCGCCCTGATTGACCCAAACTTCGCCCGTAAACGCATCGCTGATGGTGGCGGCGTCGGTAGCAAAACAATCATCCACATTTTTGCTGGTATACGTTCCGGTTGTGAAATATTTCACTGGCGGATTCAGCGCAATTCCTGGAATGGCTAGACCTGACAACGTTTCGGTGATCGGCGCGGTAATGTCGAGACAAAGATCGGAATTGACCACCAAGTTGGCTGTCGCGGCGGGCGCATTCTTGGTGCAATGCTTAACGTTTGCGGCAGCGTCAACAAGACTGAGCAGACTAAACCCCGGAACTTCCAAGCCTGTGATATTGGATGAGGTGACGGTGTTGCTGCCGAGCACGGAAATACCGCTTGCCGCCGTTTGCGGAGGTGTCTGGCAGAGATTGGTCTTGGACAGATCGGGTGCGAGCACGCATTGACCATTGCTCGTTACCGTCACGACATTGCCGCTTTGGCTATAAAACACACCGCTGATCGCTTCGCTTGTGTCGCAAGCGGCGATCCCGCCGTTGCTGCCGGAATTGTCGACTTGATTGATCAGATTGACGAGGGAATCGATCCGCGTCGGATTGTTTCCCCAAGGTCCGCCAAGCACATAAACATCCTGGTCGCTTTTGTTGACACCCGCATAAATGTTAGTTTCCGGATAGTAACGGAAGAGCCAGGGCTCGATGTTTTGCGTGGCTTGGTGGCTCGAAAAGTATTGCGGGAAATTTTTCTCGGCCCAATTGAGTAACTTGTCCGTGTCGCTGGCCGGGGTGGCAAAGGCGAGCTTCAAGTGAGCGATTAGAATAATTGCACAAGCCGATAGGATGAACCGTTTCATGATTGAGATCTCCGCTAAATGGATTGGGATGAACGAGTATTCGATTGTATGGACTTTTCCGGCATAAGCGAAAAAGATGACCCACATTGTATATTTTATGAATTACGTCTGAAACGGGATATAACGGCGGAAAACCGGCTATTTCTTTTGAATCGTTTCTATTGATGTACTTTTACCGCGAGTTGCAGCAGTTTTGAGCTGATGTCCAATCCTGATTTACGCGCGCTTCCTAAATTGATTTCAAATACGATTTTTTCGTCGATCAGATTCATATTGATGATGGCGCCTTTTGAAATGGCGTTCGCATGATCCGTCAATGTCAGTATCGGTTTGCCGGATAAGCTGCGCATAATGCCGGTCAGATTATCGTTGACCGGTTGCGAGAAGAAAACAGCCTGGCACT
The nucleotide sequence above comes from Gammaproteobacteria bacterium. Encoded proteins:
- a CDS encoding tetratricopeptide repeat protein is translated as MNINPLDTSTPAAELNFSGKNVLIVDNYMEMRSIFRDILSSCGAEVKKIHMATNGNEAIAWLKKVAFDIVLCDLILGNGKNGQQVLEEAKHQSLIGPACLWIMITAEKTTEAVTGAAEYQPDAYLLKPVTEASLRSRLAKTWAKKEAFAEIHKAMKQQDYAKAMSLCDQRLACDKAHAADLLRTKCDLLLVTGEYDRAKQVLEGILAERDFPWAKAALAKILLKKNDLDAAKCLLEETAEANPAYLEVQDLLAQTLQVMGDLAGAGNVLERAVKLSPNSVIRQKNLGQVSMKLGKMEDAERAFRKSVSLGENSALRTADAYLGLAKACSANKNSEQALKVLGQLKKNFATDEVRVKALAVEGMIHQQSGNSEKAKQIAGEIGQSIGDSNVHPDSEGALEIARLLMITGDKEKAIQLLQREIKNNPESAALLRDVAEIFDQAGMGEEGSRLIETSRQEAMLIMNRGVLLISKGQYEEALSAMRDAYAVMPANIRVLLNLAHVIITYMQKNGATSELIDEARHSLQTANELSPGEPRFIRLTAALNELTALR